From a single Anomaloglossus baeobatrachus isolate aAnoBae1 chromosome 4, aAnoBae1.hap1, whole genome shotgun sequence genomic region:
- the LOC142302586 gene encoding E3 ubiquitin/ISG15 ligase TRIM25-like, producing the protein MATAGLRQDLECSVCLSLYTDPVTLRCGHNFCRECIDQVLKTQDESGVYTCPECREKFQERPTLKRNIALCNVVENFQSSQPHQEITGIRCTYCIHSPVPAVRSCLHCEASLCDNHLRVHSKGPEHVLTDPSTSLENRKCSVHKKILEYYCTEDAACICVSCSLAGEHRGHRVEMMDEASEKKKKKMRNVLLKLDTNRKKTEERVQSLEENRRKAQDKASGETKIVTALFIDIRRRVDDLEKRVLSEISRREEQMSLSLSDVIQKLEIKKDELSRKMRHIEELCNMTDPLTVLQDPDTGDLCPEENEGDEDAGGHDGGDEDTGGHDGGDRGAELISHISHTLSAMMRDINVIFYVQDPADILLDVNTAHNKLVISDDLKTATCTGIRQNRPETAERFQDYQVMSRRGFTSGRHYWDVEISGSHWWKVGMCYPSIDRRGGQQYIGNNKSWCLYRALRYNNQYVVIHDSKVILLPHQISSDRVRVCLDYEAGQLSFYELCDPIRHLHTFTAAFSEPLHAVLYVYGGSIKISGGAVRNLHHRRILPSDW; encoded by the coding sequence ATGGCGACTGCTGGACTGAGACAAGATCTAGAATGTTCCGTCTGTCTGTCCCTGTATACAGATCCTGTaaccctgagatgtggacacaacttctgccgggaaTGTATTGACCAGGTCCTGAAAACACAGGACGAGTCTGGAGTTTacacctgtcctgaatgtagagaaAAGTTTCAGGAACGGCCGACACTGAAGAGGAACATAGCTCTGTGTAATGTAGTGGAGAATTTCCAGTCTTCTCAGCCACATCAGGAGATCACCGGAATCCGCTGCACTTACTGCATTcactctcctgtacctgctgttagatcctgtctacactgtgaggcttctctgtgtgataATCACCTGAGAGTTCACAGCAAAGGACCAGAACACGTCCTaactgatcccagcacttctctggagaaccggaaatgttctgtccataagaagatcctggaatattactgcactgaggacgctgcttgtatctgtgtgtcctgcagtttggcGGGAGAACATCGGGGACACCGGGTGGAGATGATGGATGAGGCCtctgagaagaagaagaagaaaatgaGAAATGTTCTCCTGAAATTGGACACAAATAGAAAGAAGACTGAGGAAAGAGTCCAGAGTCTGGAGGAGAACAGGAGAAAAGCTCAAGATAAAGCATCTGGAGAAACCAAGATAGTTACTGCCCTGTTTATagacatcaggagacgggtggacgacctggagaaaagggtcctgagtgagatctccaggcgGGAAGAGCAGATGTCACTGTCACTGTCTGATGTGATCCAGAAGCTGGaaataaagaaggacgagctgtcccggaagatgaggcacattgaggagctgtgtaacatgactgatccactgaccgtcttacaggatCCAGACACCGGAGACTTGTGTCCTGAGGAGAATGAAGGTGATGAAGAtgcaggaggacatgatggaggtgatgaggacacagggggacatgatggaggtgatcggGGTGCAGAGCTGATCTCACACATATCACACACGTTATCTGCTATGATGAGAGATATAAATGTGATCTTCTATGTACAggatcctgcagacatattactggatgtaaacacgGCTCATAATAAGCTTGTTATTtcagacgacctgaaaactgcgACCTGCACAGGAATAAGACAGAATCGTCCggaaacagcagagagattccaggattatcaggtgatgagcaggaggggatttacctcaggacgacattactgggatgtggagatcaGTGGGTCACATTGGTGGAAGGTGGGGATGTGTTACCCCAGTATAGACCGGAGGGGGGGTCAGCAATACATTGGCAATAATAAATCCTGGTGTTTATATAGAGCACTCAGGTATAATAATCAGTATGTAGTGATACATGACAGTAAAGTGATCCTGTTACCTCACCAGATCTCCAGTGATAGAGTCAGGGtctgtctggattatgaggccgggcagctgtccttttatgagctgtgtgaccccatcagacacttgcacaccttcactgccgccttctctGAGCCCCTTCATGCTGTGTTATATGTATATGGAGGTTCTATAAAGATATCAGGAGGAGCTGTGAGGAACCTGCATCATAGAAGAATTCTACCCAGCGACTGGTAA